A region of the Acidobacteriota bacterium genome:
ACCCGGTCCCTTCCGGTATCATGCCCGCCTGCCGGCGGACGAGCCGGAGCGAGGGGGTCCACGGATGAAGAGAGGCTGCCTGGTCGCCATCCTGGCCGCGATCGGCGTCGCGGCCGTCGTTCTCCTTCTGGTCGCGTTGTCGCTCATGGCCACCTACAACCGATTCGTCAGCCTCGACGAGAAGGTGGGAGAGGCATGGGCGCAGGTGGAGAACGTCTACCAGCGAAGGATGGACCTCGTGCCGAATCTCGTGGAGACGGTGAAGGGCGTGGCGAATTTCGAGAAGGAAACCTACCTGGCCGTCGCCGAGGCGCGGGCCAAGGCGGGGCAGGTCACGCTCTCCAAGGAGCTGCTGAGCGATCCCGCGGCCTTTGCGAAGTTCGAGCAGGCCCAGGGGGAGCTTTCCACCGCGCTCTCCCGGCTGCTCGTCACCGTCGAGCGGTATCCCGAGCTGAAGGCCAACGAGAACTTCCGCGACCTCCAGTCCCAGCTCGAGGGAACCGAGAACCGCATCGCCGTGGAGCGCCGGCGCTTCAACCAGGCGGTCCGTGAGTACAACACGGCCATCAGGCGCTTTCCGGGCCGGCTGATCGCCTCGCTCTTCGGCTTCGAGGAGAAGCCCTATTTCAAGGCGGCCGAGGGCGCGGAGAAGGCCCCGCAAGTGAAGTTCTGATCCGGCGATGAGGAAGCGCTTCGGGGCGGCGGTCCTGCTGCTGGCGGCGGCGTCGGCGGCCCCGCCCACCCTCGGTCTCGAGATCCCGCCC
Encoded here:
- a CDS encoding LemA family protein translates to MKRGCLVAILAAIGVAAVVLLLVALSLMATYNRFVSLDEKVGEAWAQVENVYQRRMDLVPNLVETVKGVANFEKETYLAVAEARAKAGQVTLSKELLSDPAAFAKFEQAQGELSTALSRLLVTVERYPELKANENFRDLQSQLEGTENRIAVERRRFNQAVREYNTAIRRFPGRLIASLFGFEEKPYFKAAEGAEKAPQVKF